Proteins found in one Lysinibacillus fusiformis genomic segment:
- the lepB gene encoding signal peptidase I, whose protein sequence is MEKQVKEKNELWEWTKALLIAFAIAAVIRYFLFTPIAVDGESMMPTLEDGDRMIVNKIGYKIGEPKRFDIVVFHAPEQKNYIKRVIGLPGDTLEYKDDQLYINGEPIDEPYLDAYKAQITEGTLTEDFTLNDIDVSLDSNTIPEGYIFVMGDNRRYSKDSRHIGLVDQKEIIGNTSLIFWPFSDIKIVK, encoded by the coding sequence ATGGAAAAACAAGTGAAAGAAAAAAATGAATTATGGGAATGGACAAAAGCACTATTAATTGCATTTGCGATTGCTGCAGTTATTCGATATTTTTTATTTACACCCATTGCAGTTGATGGAGAGTCCATGATGCCAACCCTTGAAGATGGCGACCGAATGATTGTGAATAAAATTGGTTATAAAATAGGTGAACCAAAACGTTTTGACATCGTTGTATTCCATGCACCTGAACAAAAAAATTACATAAAGCGTGTAATTGGCTTGCCAGGAGATACATTGGAGTATAAGGATGATCAATTGTATATAAATGGAGAGCCAATTGATGAACCCTATTTAGATGCCTATAAAGCGCAAATTACTGAGGGGACCTTAACAGAAGATTTCACCTTAAATGACATCGATGTTTCCTTGGATAGCAATACCATTCCTGAGGGATATATCTTTGTTATGGGGGATAATCGTCGATATAGTAAAGACAGTCGACATATTGGCCTTGTTGACCAAAAAGAAATTATTGGTAACACCAGTCTGATTTTCTGGCCATTTAGTGACATAAAAATTGTAAAGTAA
- the ylqF gene encoding ribosome biogenesis GTPase YlqF → MTIQWFPGHMAKARREVTEKLKLVDIIFELIDARLPLSSRNPMIDEVINQKPRLLILNKADMADEQETRKWVEYFAKRGHKAVAINSLEGKGLQQVTKAAQEILKEKFDRMKARGMKPRAIRAMIVGIPNVGKSTLINRLAKKNIAKTGNTPGVTKAQQWIKVGKELELLDTPGILWPKFEDQEVGFKLALTGAIKDTITNMEDLAVYGLRFLSVHYPKRMEERYGLEFIHEELVDTFDHIGKLRRVFGPGGEIDYDQVAQLIVRDIRGLQLGKLTFDFVDEQLEKETEQV, encoded by the coding sequence GTGACGATACAATGGTTTCCCGGGCATATGGCTAAAGCCCGACGTGAAGTAACTGAAAAATTAAAGCTTGTTGACATTATATTTGAATTAATAGATGCACGTTTACCGCTATCCTCACGTAATCCGATGATCGACGAAGTCATTAACCAAAAGCCTCGTCTTTTGATTTTAAATAAAGCGGATATGGCAGATGAGCAAGAAACACGGAAATGGGTAGAGTATTTTGCAAAGCGTGGTCATAAAGCAGTAGCCATTAACTCACTTGAGGGCAAGGGCTTACAGCAAGTAACGAAAGCGGCGCAAGAAATTTTAAAAGAAAAATTTGATCGCATGAAAGCAAGAGGAATGAAACCTAGAGCTATTCGTGCCATGATTGTGGGAATTCCAAACGTAGGGAAATCTACATTGATTAATCGATTAGCGAAAAAAAATATCGCTAAAACGGGGAATACCCCAGGTGTGACAAAAGCACAGCAATGGATCAAAGTTGGTAAAGAGCTTGAACTATTGGATACACCCGGTATTTTATGGCCAAAGTTTGAGGATCAAGAAGTAGGCTTTAAATTAGCTTTAACTGGTGCTATTAAGGACACGATTACAAATATGGAAGACCTAGCTGTCTATGGCTTACGCTTCTTATCTGTCCATTACCCAAAGCGAATGGAGGAGCGTTATGGTTTGGAATTTATCCATGAGGAGCTAGTGGACACTTTTGACCATATAGGCAAGCTGCGCCGTGTATTCGGTCCTGGTGGAGAGATTGATTATGATCAAGTAGCTCAACTAATTGTTCGAGATATCCGCGGATTACAATTAGGTAAACTAACCTTTGATTTTGTGGATGAGCAATTAGAAAAAGAAACTGAACAAGTATAA
- a CDS encoding ribonuclease HII, with the protein MKTIKEITTALKDAEEWQDWMKDIAADERAGVQKAWLTWQKRQDKKRQLLQEHQKKVAFDLSYGGTDAFIAGVDEAGRGPLAGPVVTAAVILPTNCEALVGLNDSKQLSKDKRNDFATLIKEHAISYFIHFQPAQQIDELNIYEATKQSMKASVESLSKKPDVVLVDAMTLPISIPQDSIIKGDAKSLAIAAASILAKTARDEYMEQLDEEFPMYGFRQHAGYGTKQHLKALEEFGPSIHHRKSFEPIKSMFQ; encoded by the coding sequence ATGAAAACCATTAAGGAAATTACAACTGCATTGAAAGATGCCGAGGAATGGCAAGATTGGATGAAAGACATTGCAGCGGATGAAAGAGCTGGCGTACAAAAGGCATGGCTTACTTGGCAAAAGAGACAAGATAAAAAACGTCAATTGCTGCAAGAGCATCAAAAAAAAGTCGCATTCGATTTAAGCTATGGGGGAACAGATGCATTTATTGCAGGTGTAGATGAAGCAGGAAGGGGACCACTAGCGGGACCAGTCGTGACGGCAGCTGTAATTTTACCGACAAATTGTGAGGCACTTGTTGGTTTGAATGACTCAAAGCAATTATCGAAGGATAAACGAAACGATTTTGCCACATTAATTAAAGAGCATGCCATAAGCTATTTCATTCATTTTCAGCCTGCCCAGCAAATTGATGAACTGAATATATATGAGGCAACGAAACAATCTATGAAAGCAAGTGTGGAATCATTATCGAAGAAGCCTGATGTTGTTTTAGTGGATGCCATGACATTACCTATTTCGATCCCTCAGGATTCCATTATAAAAGGGGACGCCAAGAGCCTAGCGATAGCAGCTGCATCCATTTTGGCTAAAACGGCACGAGATGAGTATATGGAGCAATTAGATGAAGAATTTCCGATGTATGGCTTTAGGCAACATGCGGGGTATGGGACAAAGCAACATTTAAAAGCGTTAGAAGAATTTGGACCGTCTATTCACCATCGTAAATCGTTTGAACCAATAAAATCTATGTTTCAATAA
- a CDS encoding EscU/YscU/HrcU family type III secretion system export apparatus switch protein, protein MSEEKLTRKEAIALTYKLGQFDSPTVVAKGKGKIAENILARANKHNVPIYEDPNLVQLLGQLDLNESIPEELYQAVAEVFAFIYRLDQQHAQKYRKNELF, encoded by the coding sequence ATGAGCGAAGAAAAACTTACCCGGAAAGAGGCAATTGCACTTACGTATAAGCTTGGTCAATTTGATAGTCCCACTGTTGTAGCAAAGGGAAAAGGGAAGATTGCAGAAAATATTTTAGCTCGCGCAAATAAGCATAATGTGCCGATTTATGAGGATCCTAACCTTGTGCAGTTGCTTGGTCAATTAGATTTAAATGAGTCTATTCCTGAAGAATTATATCAGGCAGTAGCAGAAGTTTTTGCATTTATTTATCGTTTGGATCAGCAACATGCGCAAAAATATAGAAAAAATGAATTATTCTGA
- the sucC gene encoding ADP-forming succinate--CoA ligase subunit beta → MNIHEYQGKEILRKYGVAVPNGKVAFSPDEAVKVAKELGSNVTVVKAQIHAGGRGKAGGVKIAKNLDEVRTYAKELLGKILVTHQTGPEGKEVKRLYIEEGSDIQKEYYLSLVLDRATSRVTVMGSEEGGMDIEEVAETNPEKIFKEVVDPVVGLTSFQARRMAFNMNIPANLVGKAVKLMLGLYQAFIDKDASIVEINPLVVTGQGDVVALDAKFNFDANALYRHKDIVELRDFDEEDAKEIEASKYDLSYISLDGNIGCMVNGAGLAMATMDTISYYGGSPANFLDVGGGATAEKVTEAFKIILSDSNVKGIFVNIFGGIMKCNIIAEGVVTAAKEIGLAVPLVVRLEGTNVELGKEILNASGLNIVAADSMADGAQKIVGLVG, encoded by the coding sequence ATGAATATCCATGAATATCAAGGGAAAGAGATTCTGAGAAAATATGGTGTAGCTGTACCAAACGGAAAAGTTGCTTTTTCCCCTGATGAAGCAGTAAAAGTAGCGAAGGAACTTGGCTCAAACGTAACAGTAGTCAAGGCGCAAATTCATGCAGGTGGACGCGGTAAAGCTGGCGGTGTAAAAATCGCTAAAAACCTTGACGAGGTGCGCACATACGCAAAAGAGTTATTAGGAAAAATTTTAGTGACTCATCAAACAGGTCCAGAAGGAAAAGAAGTAAAACGTTTGTATATTGAAGAGGGTTCTGATATCCAAAAAGAATACTACTTAAGTCTAGTATTAGACCGTGCCACATCTCGTGTTACAGTGATGGGATCTGAAGAAGGCGGTATGGATATTGAAGAAGTAGCGGAAACAAATCCGGAAAAAATCTTCAAAGAAGTAGTAGATCCTGTAGTTGGATTAACAAGCTTCCAAGCACGTCGTATGGCGTTTAATATGAATATTCCAGCAAACCTTGTAGGGAAAGCTGTTAAATTAATGTTAGGCTTATATCAAGCATTTATCGACAAAGATGCATCAATCGTAGAAATTAATCCACTTGTTGTAACTGGACAAGGCGATGTAGTGGCACTAGATGCTAAATTCAATTTTGATGCCAATGCATTATATCGACATAAGGATATTGTCGAATTACGCGATTTTGACGAGGAAGATGCAAAAGAAATCGAAGCATCAAAATATGACTTAAGCTATATTTCATTAGATGGAAACATTGGCTGTATGGTTAATGGTGCTGGTCTTGCTATGGCAACAATGGATACAATTAGTTATTATGGCGGAAGCCCTGCTAACTTCCTAGATGTAGGGGGCGGTGCAACAGCTGAAAAAGTAACAGAGGCTTTCAAAATTATCCTTTCTGATTCAAACGTAAAAGGCATTTTCGTAAACATCTTTGGTGGAATTATGAAGTGTAACATTATCGCTGAGGGTGTTGTAACGGCTGCTAAAGAAATTGGTTTAGCTGTGCCATTAGTTGTACGTTTAGAAGGTACAAATGTAGAACTTGGAAAAGAAATTTTAAATGCATCTGGTTTAAACATCGTTGCAGCGGATTCAATGGCTGACGGTGCACAAAAAATTGTGGGACTAGTAGGCTAA
- the sucD gene encoding succinate--CoA ligase subunit alpha codes for MAVFINKDTKVIVQGITGETALFHTKQMLEYGTKIVAGVTPGKGGLEIEGVPVFNTVAEAVAATGATTSVIYVPAPFAADAILEAVDAELELTICITEHIPVLDMVKVKRYMEGKNTRLVGPNCPGVITADECKIGIMPGYIHTKGHVGVVSRSGTLTYEAVHQLTQAGIGQTTAVGIGGDPVNGTNFIDVLEAFNNDPETYAVVMIGEIGGTAEEEAAAWIKANMTKPVVGFIGGQTAPPGKRMGHAGAIISGGKGTAAEKIKAMNEAGIEVAETPSVIGETLIKVIKEKGLYEKCKTH; via the coding sequence ATGGCTGTATTTATTAACAAAGATACGAAGGTAATTGTACAAGGGATTACGGGCGAAACAGCTCTTTTCCATACGAAGCAAATGCTTGAGTATGGTACTAAAATCGTAGCAGGTGTAACACCAGGTAAAGGTGGACTTGAAATCGAGGGAGTTCCTGTTTTCAATACAGTAGCAGAAGCTGTAGCTGCAACAGGTGCTACAACTTCAGTTATCTATGTACCTGCACCATTTGCGGCAGATGCAATTTTAGAAGCTGTTGATGCTGAATTAGAATTAACAATCTGTATCACAGAGCATATTCCTGTCCTTGATATGGTTAAGGTTAAACGTTATATGGAAGGTAAAAACACTCGCCTAGTAGGTCCGAACTGTCCAGGTGTTATTACAGCTGATGAATGTAAAATTGGTATCATGCCTGGTTATATTCATACAAAAGGCCATGTAGGAGTTGTTTCTCGTTCTGGTACATTAACATATGAAGCAGTACATCAATTAACACAAGCTGGAATTGGTCAAACAACTGCAGTAGGTATTGGTGGAGACCCTGTCAACGGTACAAACTTCATTGATGTGCTTGAAGCCTTTAATAATGATCCAGAAACTTACGCAGTCGTTATGATTGGTGAAATCGGTGGTACAGCTGAGGAAGAAGCAGCTGCATGGATTAAAGCAAATATGACAAAACCTGTTGTAGGCTTTATTGGTGGACAAACTGCACCTCCAGGAAAACGTATGGGTCACGCTGGTGCTATCATTTCTGGTGGTAAAGGAACAGCAGCGGAGAAAATTAAAGCAATGAACGAAGCTGGTATCGAAGTTGCAGAAACACCTTCTGTAATTGGTGAAACATTGATTAAAGTAATTAAAGAAAAAGGGCTATACGAAAAGTGTAAAACCCATTAA
- the dprA gene encoding DNA-processing protein DprA has translation MILAVDTQRLLALHYVYPLPLQKLQQLLSPVNIFSSFEDIHYDEIAKVLQISAHKACQLSQRFRQIMTTPLEEAYARANIFPIPFYHPYFPAQLFEISSPPTVLYVKGQYSLLTNKKQIAIIGSRKATAYSKRAIDVIVPPLVQRDYTVVSGLARGADTMAHRATIDMGGHTIAVLGHGFNYLYPAENRVLAKQMAEHQLLVTEYPPYMKPEKWHFPMRNRIISGLSRALVVTEAALKSGTLITTELALEQGKDVFVVPGPIDATQSKGTNQLLLEGAIPIVNGHQIIETLDLFSNKN, from the coding sequence ATGATCCTAGCAGTAGATACGCAGAGATTACTAGCCTTACATTATGTATACCCATTACCACTTCAGAAACTTCAGCAATTGTTGTCCCCGGTGAATATTTTTAGCTCTTTTGAAGACATTCATTATGACGAAATCGCAAAAGTTTTACAAATATCGGCACATAAAGCATGTCAACTTTCTCAGCGTTTTCGACAAATTATGACAACACCACTTGAAGAGGCCTATGCACGGGCTAATATTTTCCCCATCCCGTTTTATCATCCCTATTTCCCGGCGCAATTATTTGAAATATCGAGTCCACCTACTGTATTGTATGTGAAAGGTCAATATTCCCTGTTAACAAACAAAAAACAGATAGCTATTATAGGCTCTAGGAAGGCGACAGCGTATTCAAAAAGAGCGATAGACGTAATTGTCCCGCCTCTTGTTCAACGTGATTATACGGTTGTTAGTGGGCTTGCAAGAGGTGCAGATACAATGGCACATAGGGCGACAATCGATATGGGTGGTCATACAATTGCTGTGCTTGGACATGGTTTTAATTATCTCTATCCAGCAGAAAACCGCGTTCTTGCTAAACAAATGGCAGAGCACCAGTTATTAGTGACAGAATATCCCCCTTATATGAAGCCTGAAAAATGGCATTTCCCAATGCGTAACCGAATCATTAGTGGATTATCTAGAGCTTTAGTTGTGACAGAAGCGGCATTAAAAAGTGGCACGCTCATTACAACAGAGCTTGCATTAGAGCAAGGAAAAGATGTATTTGTGGTGCCGGGACCTATTGATGCTACCCAATCTAAGGGGACAAATCAATTGCTTTTAGAAGGAGCAATTCCAATAGTGAATGGTCATCAAATCATTGAAACATTGGACCTCTTTTCTAACAAAAATTGA
- the topA gene encoding type I DNA topoisomerase gives MADYLVIVESPAKAKTIERYLGKKYKVKASVGHVRDLPRSQMGVSAENNFEPKYITIRGKGPVLQELKSAAKKVKKVYLAADPDREGEAIAWHLATALNIDIHSDCRVVFNEITKDAIIESFKNPRPINMDLVDAQQTRRILDRLVGYNISPILWKKVKKGLSAGRVQSVALRMIIDRENEIKNFQPEEYWTIEGTFEKGKKSFDALYYGNGKEKIKLTNEAQVKAILKDVKGTNFDVVNVTKKERKRNAAPAFTTSSLQQEAARKLNFRAKKTMMLAQQLYEGIDIGKKEGTVGLITYMRTDSTRISDTAKAEAVTYIEGKYGKEYIATEIKQTKKASNAQDAHEAIRPTSTMRTPEELKAVLSRDQLRLYRLIWERFIASQMAPAVLDTVAVDLQNGDVLFRANGSQVKFAGFMKLYIEGTDDQTEETTKLLPEMEIGDQVKSLEIEPKQHFTQPPPRYSEARLVKTMEELGIGRPSTYAPTLDTIQRRGYVVLDAKRFMPTELGEIVHQLVLEFFPDIINIEFTAQMEQDLDDIEEGSRQWKSIVEEFYTDFEVHVKHADEAMEKVVIKDEPAGEDCELCGSPMVFKLGRYGKFMACSNFPDCRNTKAIMKPIGVKCPSCETGEIVERKSKTKRLFYGCNQYPECEFVSWDKPISRPCPKCSALLVEKKIKKGVQIQCTKCDYEEAPTQ, from the coding sequence ATGGCGGATTATTTAGTGATTGTAGAATCACCAGCAAAAGCAAAAACAATTGAACGGTATTTAGGAAAGAAATATAAAGTGAAAGCATCGGTTGGACACGTACGAGATCTTCCACGTAGTCAGATGGGTGTTAGCGCTGAAAATAACTTCGAGCCTAAATATATTACGATACGTGGTAAAGGACCTGTTTTACAGGAATTAAAATCTGCGGCTAAAAAAGTAAAGAAAGTTTATCTAGCAGCCGATCCAGACCGCGAGGGAGAAGCAATTGCTTGGCACCTTGCGACTGCATTAAATATTGATATTCACTCAGATTGCCGTGTTGTATTTAATGAAATTACTAAAGATGCAATTATAGAGTCCTTTAAAAATCCACGTCCAATTAACATGGATTTAGTAGATGCGCAGCAAACAAGACGTATATTGGATCGACTTGTTGGCTATAACATTAGCCCGATTCTATGGAAAAAGGTGAAAAAAGGTTTATCAGCAGGTCGGGTACAATCTGTAGCGCTACGCATGATCATTGATCGTGAAAATGAAATTAAAAACTTCCAACCAGAAGAATACTGGACAATTGAAGGAACGTTTGAAAAAGGCAAAAAATCATTTGATGCCCTTTACTATGGAAATGGTAAAGAAAAAATAAAATTAACAAATGAAGCACAAGTAAAAGCAATCTTAAAAGATGTTAAAGGAACAAACTTTGATGTTGTTAATGTAACGAAAAAGGAACGTAAACGTAATGCAGCACCAGCCTTTACAACATCATCTTTACAGCAAGAAGCTGCACGAAAACTAAATTTCCGAGCTAAGAAAACCATGATGCTAGCTCAGCAATTATATGAAGGTATTGATATTGGAAAAAAAGAGGGAACAGTCGGGTTAATCACTTATATGCGTACCGATTCCACACGTATTTCTGATACGGCAAAAGCTGAAGCGGTGACGTACATTGAGGGGAAATATGGAAAAGAGTACATTGCAACAGAAATAAAACAAACAAAAAAGGCTTCAAATGCACAGGATGCTCATGAAGCGATTCGTCCAACTAGTACGATGCGGACACCCGAGGAATTAAAGGCGGTACTTAGTCGAGATCAATTACGTTTATATCGCTTAATTTGGGAGCGCTTTATTGCGAGCCAAATGGCACCAGCAGTCCTTGATACAGTAGCTGTAGATCTTCAAAATGGTGATGTTTTATTCCGTGCGAACGGCTCACAGGTTAAATTTGCAGGCTTTATGAAATTATATATCGAGGGTACTGATGATCAAACGGAAGAGACGACAAAACTTTTACCTGAGATGGAAATTGGTGACCAAGTAAAATCGCTTGAAATTGAGCCTAAACAACATTTTACACAGCCACCACCACGCTATTCAGAGGCGCGACTTGTTAAAACAATGGAAGAACTAGGAATTGGGCGCCCGTCCACATATGCACCTACCCTCGATACAATTCAGCGCCGTGGCTATGTTGTATTAGATGCTAAACGCTTTATGCCAACAGAGCTAGGTGAAATCGTACACCAACTCGTACTAGAATTTTTCCCAGATATCATAAACATCGAATTCACAGCACAAATGGAACAAGATTTAGATGATATTGAAGAAGGTAGTCGTCAATGGAAAAGTATTGTAGAAGAGTTTTATACAGACTTTGAAGTTCATGTAAAACATGCGGATGAAGCTATGGAAAAGGTTGTCATTAAAGATGAGCCTGCAGGAGAAGACTGTGAACTTTGCGGATCTCCAATGGTCTTTAAGCTCGGACGATATGGCAAATTTATGGCTTGCTCTAATTTCCCGGATTGTAGAAATACAAAAGCAATTATGAAACCTATTGGTGTGAAATGTCCTTCCTGTGAAACGGGCGAAATTGTGGAGCGAAAAAGTAAAACAAAGCGTCTATTCTACGGTTGCAATCAGTATCCTGAATGTGAATTTGTATCATGGGACAAACCAATTAGTAGACCATGTCCAAAATGTAGTGCATTATTAGTAGAGAAAAAGATAAAAAAAGGTGTGCAAATTCAATGTACGAAGTGTGACTATGAAGAAGCACCAACTCAATGA
- the trmFO gene encoding FADH(2)-oxidizing methylenetetrahydrofolate--tRNA-(uracil(54)-C(5))-methyltransferase TrmFO, translating to MTEQVVNVIGAGLAGSEAAWQIAKRGIKVKLYEMRPVKQTPAHHTDKFAELVCSNSLRANGLTNAVGVIKEEMRMLDSVILKAADQCSVPAGGALAVDRHEFAGYVTETVKNHPLVEVIHEEVTEIPEGITVIATGPLTSKALAEKIQGLTGLDYLYFYDAAAPIIEKDSIDMNKVYLKSRYDKGEAAYLNCPMTKEEFDRFRQALIEAEVVPLKEFEKEIYFEGCMPIEVMAARGEKTMLFGPMKPVGLEDPKTGKRPYAVVQLRQDDAAGTLYNIVGFQTHLKWGPQKEVLQLIPGLENVEIVRYGVMHRNTFINSPKVLEKTYQLREQKNIFFAGQMTGVEGYVESAGSGLIAGINAARLALGQEPIIFPFETALGSMARYITEAQSKNFQPMNVNFGIFPDLPPGRRSKPERAEMHATRAISTIRNFVNSQTI from the coding sequence ATGACTGAACAAGTAGTAAATGTAATAGGAGCAGGACTAGCAGGTAGTGAAGCAGCTTGGCAAATTGCAAAGCGTGGTATAAAAGTTAAACTTTATGAAATGCGTCCAGTAAAGCAGACTCCAGCGCATCATACTGATAAATTTGCGGAACTTGTTTGTTCTAACTCATTGCGTGCAAATGGGTTAACGAATGCTGTAGGCGTTATTAAAGAAGAAATGCGTATGTTAGATTCTGTTATATTAAAGGCAGCAGACCAATGTTCAGTACCTGCTGGAGGTGCATTAGCAGTAGACCGTCATGAATTCGCAGGGTATGTAACGGAGACTGTGAAAAACCATCCACTTGTGGAGGTTATTCATGAGGAAGTCACAGAAATTCCAGAGGGTATTACAGTTATTGCAACAGGACCATTAACTTCGAAAGCTTTAGCTGAAAAAATTCAAGGTTTAACGGGTTTAGATTATTTATACTTTTACGATGCAGCAGCACCCATTATCGAAAAAGATAGTATAGATATGAATAAAGTTTATTTAAAATCTCGTTATGATAAAGGGGAAGCGGCTTATTTAAACTGTCCTATGACAAAAGAAGAATTCGATCGTTTCCGCCAAGCATTAATCGAAGCTGAAGTTGTACCATTGAAAGAATTCGAAAAAGAAATTTACTTTGAAGGTTGTATGCCAATTGAAGTCATGGCAGCTCGTGGAGAGAAAACCATGTTATTTGGTCCGATGAAGCCAGTTGGTCTTGAAGATCCAAAAACAGGAAAACGTCCATATGCAGTTGTTCAACTTCGTCAAGACGATGCTGCTGGTACCCTTTACAACATTGTAGGTTTCCAAACCCATTTAAAATGGGGGCCGCAAAAGGAAGTGCTACAGCTAATTCCAGGGTTAGAGAATGTAGAAATTGTACGCTATGGCGTAATGCATAGAAACACCTTCATTAATTCGCCGAAAGTTTTAGAAAAAACATATCAACTTCGTGAGCAAAAGAATATTTTCTTTGCAGGTCAGATGACTGGAGTAGAAGGCTATGTTGAATCAGCAGGCAGTGGATTAATTGCAGGAATTAATGCAGCTCGTTTAGCATTAGGACAAGAGCCAATTATTTTCCCATTCGAAACGGCATTAGGAAGCATGGCGCGTTATATAACAGAAGCACAGTCGAAAAACTTCCAGCCAATGAATGTAAATTTTGGTATTTTCCCAGACTTACCACCTGGTCGTCGTTCCAAACCAGAACGTGCGGAAATGCATGCAACACGCGCAATAAGCACAATTCGAAATTTTGTGAATTCACAAACAATTTAA
- the xerC gene encoding tyrosine recombinase XerC yields the protein MLVSSQDALEQFMLYIQVEKNFSVHTVREYESDLLDFLTFLQTEGIHDLASVEYIHARLYVTKLYEEKRARASISRKISSIRSFFRFLNRQYGLDDGAFRSLYHPKKESRLPSFFYEEELKQLFDANTGDDLKSLRNIAILELLYATGIRVSELTSIQVEDVDFHYSIIRVMGKGRKERIIPFGQFASLAMQDYIEQARPRLMKKTNHQQLFVNMRGGELTPRGVRHILNEMIDKASLHTKIYPHMLRHTFATHLLNNGADLRTVQELLGHSHLSSTQVYTHVTKEHLRQTYMNAHPRA from the coding sequence ATGTTAGTTTCGTCCCAAGATGCACTCGAACAGTTCATGCTTTACATCCAAGTTGAAAAGAACTTCTCTGTTCATACAGTGCGAGAATATGAATCAGACCTGCTAGATTTTTTAACCTTTTTACAAACGGAGGGAATCCATGATTTAGCAAGTGTTGAATATATACATGCACGTCTTTATGTAACAAAGTTGTACGAAGAAAAAAGGGCAAGAGCTTCTATTTCTAGGAAAATTTCCTCAATCCGCTCCTTTTTTCGCTTTCTAAATAGACAGTACGGATTAGATGACGGAGCATTTCGTTCGCTTTATCATCCGAAAAAAGAATCACGTTTACCCAGTTTTTTCTACGAAGAAGAATTGAAACAGTTATTTGATGCGAATACTGGTGATGATTTGAAATCATTGAGAAATATAGCTATATTAGAGCTGTTATATGCAACAGGTATTCGTGTGAGTGAACTGACTTCAATTCAAGTAGAGGATGTGGATTTTCATTATTCGATCATACGAGTAATGGGCAAAGGTCGAAAAGAACGAATCATTCCATTTGGTCAATTTGCGAGTTTAGCAATGCAGGACTACATAGAGCAAGCTCGTCCACGATTGATGAAAAAAACGAATCATCAGCAGTTGTTTGTCAATATGCGTGGTGGGGAACTTACTCCTAGAGGGGTACGTCATATTTTAAACGAAATGATTGACAAGGCCTCACTCCATACGAAAATTTACCCACACATGCTTCGCCATACTTTTGCCACTCATTTGTTGAATAATGGCGCAGATTTGCGAACGGTGCAGGAGTTATTAGGTCACTCACATTTATCTTCTACACAAGTTTACACACATGTAACAAAAGAGCATCTTCGTCAAACATATATGAATGCTCATCCAAGGGCATAA
- the hslV gene encoding ATP-dependent protease subunit HslV — protein sequence MGQIHATTIFAVHHNGGCAMAGDGQVTLGNAVVMKGTARKVRRLFNGQVLAGFAGSVADAFTLFEMFEGKLNEYNGNLQRAAVEVAKQWRGDKMLRQLEAMLLVMDKTTLLLVSGTGEVIEPDDGILAIGSGGNYALSAGRALKKYAGETMTAREIAEAALETAAEICVFTNHNIIVEALN from the coding sequence ATGGGACAAATTCATGCAACAACGATATTTGCGGTTCATCATAACGGAGGCTGTGCCATGGCTGGTGATGGTCAAGTAACATTGGGAAATGCAGTTGTGATGAAGGGTACAGCAAGGAAGGTCAGACGTCTGTTTAATGGGCAGGTCCTTGCTGGTTTTGCAGGTTCAGTTGCTGATGCCTTTACACTTTTTGAGATGTTTGAAGGCAAATTAAATGAGTATAACGGTAATTTACAGCGTGCAGCCGTTGAGGTAGCAAAGCAATGGCGTGGTGATAAAATGCTTCGCCAGCTAGAAGCGATGCTATTAGTAATGGATAAAACGACCTTACTACTCGTTTCGGGTACAGGAGAAGTGATTGAACCCGATGACGGCATTTTGGCTATTGGCTCTGGTGGAAATTATGCATTATCCGCAGGTAGAGCATTAAAAAAATATGCAGGTGAAACGATGACTGCTCGTGAAATTGCTGAAGCGGCATTAGAAACAGCTGCTGAAATTTGTGTATTTACGAATCATAATATTATCGTGGAGGCGCTGAACTAA